In Archangium lipolyticum, the following are encoded in one genomic region:
- a CDS encoding leucyl aminopeptidase: MNFSFISGEAARANGELLVIPLFDGELGDKPPASLAGADAPLDGKLAAAAAQEGFKGKSDQTFVMHTLGKLEAERVALLGLGSRARYTPEVLRLAAGRAAKTAQRLKVRTVVFAVPAVEDLVSALRATVEGLELGAYRFERYKSSAAKEDKNAPKLTTVRLALPGGTDKTKEHDQAVALAQRVAEATNWARDLVNEPPNVVNPERLAQAAQEMGREGGLKVTVGNRKEIERLKMGMFLGVAQGSANEPKLIHVEYTPKNARQAKQPPVALVGKAITFDSGGLSLKPTDSMVDMKTDMAGSAAVLGAMKVIATLKPPFPVHAFIGACENMPSGTSYRPSDVLVSRSGKTVEITNTDAEGRLVLGDILTWATEHKPAAIIDLATLTGACVIALGNYIVGAFGDHDATVNDVLESARTAGEEMWRLPVTELQKDALRSEIADMKNSGERWGGAINAALFLKEFVGDTPWVHLDIAGPSVSPKERGYLGKGGTGVGVRTLVEYVRRRASQLESSGAAEEAPAPKPSRGGRAKG; the protein is encoded by the coding sequence ATGAACTTCAGCTTCATCTCCGGCGAGGCCGCACGCGCGAACGGTGAGCTGCTCGTGATCCCCCTCTTCGACGGGGAGCTCGGGGACAAGCCGCCCGCGTCGCTGGCGGGTGCCGACGCCCCGCTGGACGGCAAGCTCGCCGCCGCCGCTGCCCAGGAGGGCTTCAAGGGCAAGAGTGATCAGACCTTCGTGATGCACACGCTGGGCAAGCTCGAGGCCGAGCGCGTCGCGCTGCTGGGCCTGGGCTCGCGTGCCCGGTACACGCCCGAGGTGCTGCGCCTGGCGGCCGGCCGCGCCGCGAAGACGGCCCAGCGCCTGAAGGTGCGCACCGTCGTGTTCGCCGTGCCCGCGGTGGAGGACCTCGTCTCCGCCCTGCGCGCCACGGTGGAGGGCCTGGAGCTGGGTGCCTACCGCTTCGAGCGCTACAAGTCCTCGGCGGCCAAGGAGGACAAGAACGCGCCGAAGCTGACCACGGTGCGCCTGGCCCTCCCCGGTGGCACGGACAAGACGAAGGAGCACGATCAGGCGGTGGCGCTCGCGCAGCGCGTGGCCGAGGCCACCAACTGGGCGCGCGACCTGGTCAACGAGCCCCCCAACGTCGTCAACCCCGAGCGGCTCGCCCAGGCGGCCCAGGAGATGGGGCGCGAGGGCGGCCTCAAGGTGACGGTGGGCAACCGCAAGGAGATCGAGCGGCTGAAGATGGGGATGTTCCTCGGGGTGGCGCAGGGCAGCGCGAACGAGCCCAAGCTCATCCACGTCGAGTACACGCCGAAGAACGCGCGGCAGGCGAAGCAGCCCCCGGTGGCGCTGGTGGGCAAGGCCATCACCTTCGACTCGGGCGGCCTGTCACTCAAGCCCACCGACTCCATGGTGGACATGAAGACGGACATGGCCGGCTCGGCCGCGGTGCTCGGCGCCATGAAGGTGATCGCCACCCTCAAGCCGCCCTTCCCCGTGCACGCCTTCATCGGCGCCTGCGAGAACATGCCCTCGGGCACCTCCTACCGGCCCAGCGACGTGCTCGTGTCGCGCTCGGGCAAGACGGTGGAGATCACCAACACGGACGCCGAGGGGCGCCTGGTGCTCGGAGACATCCTCACCTGGGCCACCGAGCACAAGCCGGCGGCGATCATCGACCTGGCCACGCTCACCGGCGCGTGCGTCATCGCCCTGGGCAACTACATCGTGGGCGCCTTCGGTGATCACGACGCCACGGTGAACGACGTGTTGGAGTCGGCGCGCACTGCGGGCGAGGAGATGTGGCGCCTGCCCGTCACCGAGCTGCAGAAGGACGCGCTGCGCTCGGAGATCGCCGACATGAAGAACTCCGGCGAGCGCTGGGGCGGAGCCATCAACGCCGCCCTCTTCCTCAAGGAGTTCGTCGGTGACACGCCGTGGGTGCACCTGGACATCGCCGGCCCGTCGGTGAGCCCCAAGGAGCGGGGCTACCTGGGCAAGGGCGGCACGGGCGTGGGCGTGCGCACGCTGGTGGAGTACGTGCGGCGCCGCGCGAGCCAGCTCGAGAGCAGTGGAGCCGCCGAGGAGGCTCCCGCTCCCAAGCCGTCGCGCGGCGGCCGGGCGAAGGGCTGA
- the pyrF gene encoding orotidine-5'-phosphate decarboxylase, which yields MTDTSQARARLALAADLPLEDGLRLYQQVAPHVAYAKVGLSLFVEHGPAAVAAFLKLGAKVFLDLKLHDIPNTVELAAARAGALGASLLTVHAAGGEAMLKAAVKGAREGARSKGHEAPRVLAVTVLTSMSAEDVSSVGLSGAPEEAALRLARLAVRAGVDGLVCSPREAEAFRRELGPSPFLCTPGIRPAGAAKGDQSRAETPAFAVRAGADLLVVGRPIHTAAEPLSAARAIAEEVSAA from the coding sequence TTGACGGACACCTCACAGGCGCGGGCCCGGCTCGCGCTCGCCGCGGATCTGCCGCTGGAAGACGGTCTGCGCCTCTACCAGCAGGTGGCTCCCCACGTGGCCTACGCGAAGGTGGGCCTCTCGCTCTTCGTCGAGCACGGCCCGGCCGCCGTGGCCGCCTTCCTGAAGCTGGGCGCCAAGGTGTTCCTCGATCTGAAGCTGCACGACATCCCCAACACCGTGGAGCTGGCGGCCGCGCGTGCCGGGGCGCTCGGCGCCTCCCTGCTGACCGTGCACGCCGCCGGGGGCGAGGCCATGCTCAAGGCCGCCGTGAAGGGCGCCCGCGAGGGGGCCCGCTCCAAGGGCCATGAGGCCCCCCGGGTGCTCGCGGTGACGGTGCTCACCTCCATGTCCGCCGAGGATGTGAGCTCGGTGGGGCTCTCCGGCGCCCCCGAGGAGGCGGCGCTGCGGCTGGCCCGGCTGGCCGTGCGCGCGGGGGTGGACGGGCTGGTGTGCTCGCCCCGCGAGGCAGAGGCCTTCCGCCGCGAGCTCGGCCCCTCTCCCTTCCTCTGCACCCCGGGCATCCGCCCCGCGGGCGCGGCGAAGGGGGACCAGAGCCGCGCCGAGACGCCGGCCTTCGCGGTGCGCGCGGGTGCGGATCTCCTCGTGGTGGGCCGTCCCATCCACACCGCGGCCGAGCCCCTGTCCGCCGCACGCGCGATCGCCGAGGAAGTTTCCGCCGCCTGA
- the bufB gene encoding MNIO family bufferin maturase, with translation MPASYARRHGLKPLGAGIGLRREFYARLPETSRALDWVEIIPENFLTLGGRPQRALDACVERWPTLPHGVALNIGGAEPLDEDYLSRLKALVERVDAPFFSDHLCYTRLGGAYLYDLLPLPFSEEAVEHVVPRVREVKARVGRPFLLENPSYYARMPGGTLSEAAFLRHVAEEADCGLLLDVNNVYVNAQNHGYDPRAFVDALPLERVVQLHLAGHERLPDVIIDTHGAAVCDDVWTLYRYVLERTGPVSTLIEWDQDIPSLDAVLDEADRARAVLAEVEGR, from the coding sequence ATGCCAGCGAGCTACGCGCGCAGACATGGATTGAAGCCGCTCGGAGCGGGCATCGGGCTGCGGCGCGAGTTCTACGCGCGGCTCCCGGAGACCTCCCGCGCGCTGGACTGGGTGGAGATCATCCCCGAGAACTTCCTCACGCTCGGCGGCCGTCCCCAGCGCGCGCTGGACGCGTGCGTGGAGCGCTGGCCGACGCTGCCGCACGGCGTGGCGCTGAACATCGGCGGGGCCGAGCCGCTGGACGAGGACTACCTGTCGCGGCTGAAGGCGCTGGTGGAGCGGGTGGACGCGCCCTTCTTCTCGGATCACCTCTGCTACACGCGGCTGGGAGGGGCGTACCTCTACGACTTGCTGCCGCTGCCCTTCTCGGAGGAGGCGGTGGAGCACGTGGTGCCGCGGGTGCGCGAGGTGAAGGCGCGGGTGGGCCGGCCCTTCCTGCTGGAGAACCCGAGCTACTACGCGCGCATGCCAGGGGGGACGCTGAGCGAGGCGGCCTTCCTGCGGCACGTGGCCGAGGAGGCCGACTGCGGCCTCTTGCTGGACGTGAACAACGTCTACGTGAACGCCCAGAACCACGGGTATGACCCGAGGGCCTTCGTGGACGCGCTGCCGCTGGAGCGGGTGGTGCAGCTCCACCTGGCGGGGCACGAGCGGCTGCCGGACGTCATCATCGACACGCATGGGGCGGCCGTCTGCGACGACGTGTGGACGCTGTACCGCTACGTGCTGGAGCGCACGGGGCCGGTGTCGACGCTGATCGAGTGGGATCAGGACATTCCCTCGCTGGACGCGGTGCTGGACGAGGCGGACCGGGCGCGCGCGGTGCTGGCGGAGGTGGAGGGACGATGA
- a CDS encoding sulfite exporter TauE/SafE family protein codes for MTVLLLISAGVLAGATGALLGVGGGVILVPTLVLGFDVPLEEAVPASLMCVVASSCGAAASYVERRLSDIRLGLTLELATVMGAIAGGLVAGLLAPAWVALVFGLFTLYVSAQMLLSRPPKEQCVEDYVPHNYPLGISGSFVAGSLSALLGVGGGPLKVPLMSQGMGVPFKVASATSNLMIGVTGAASVAAYAWRGHVKLALVAPLVVGVLAGASVGSQVMPRVPTAVLRRLFALVLLLVAAQMLWKGGEGLWPNLLR; via the coding sequence ATGACGGTACTCCTTCTCATCTCCGCCGGTGTCCTCGCGGGTGCGACAGGTGCCCTCCTGGGGGTAGGCGGAGGTGTCATCCTCGTTCCCACACTGGTGTTGGGCTTCGACGTACCGCTGGAGGAGGCGGTCCCCGCGAGCCTCATGTGCGTGGTGGCCAGCTCCTGCGGTGCGGCGGCCAGCTACGTGGAGCGCCGGCTGAGTGACATCCGCCTGGGGTTGACGCTGGAGCTGGCCACGGTGATGGGAGCCATCGCCGGAGGGCTGGTGGCGGGCCTGCTGGCCCCGGCGTGGGTGGCGCTGGTGTTCGGCCTCTTCACCCTCTACGTGTCGGCGCAGATGCTGCTGTCGCGTCCGCCGAAGGAGCAGTGCGTGGAGGACTACGTGCCCCACAACTACCCGTTGGGCATCTCCGGCTCCTTCGTGGCCGGGAGCCTGTCGGCGCTGCTGGGGGTGGGGGGCGGTCCGCTCAAGGTGCCGCTGATGAGTCAGGGCATGGGAGTGCCCTTCAAGGTGGCCAGTGCCACCAGCAACCTCATGATCGGCGTGACGGGGGCGGCGAGTGTGGCCGCCTACGCGTGGCGCGGGCACGTGAAGCTCGCGCTGGTGGCGCCGCTGGTGGTGGGAGTGCTGGCGGGCGCGTCCGTGGGGAGCCAGGTGATGCCTCGCGTGCCCACGGCGGTGCTGCGGCGGTTGTTCGCTCTGGTGCTGCTGCTGGTGGCGGCGCAGATGCTGTGGAAGGGGGGGGAGGGACTGTGGCCGAATCTGCTGAGATGA
- a CDS encoding helix-turn-helix domain-containing protein, with amino-acid sequence MNENALNANVGLKLRSLRLARNIKQTDAAKDLGVSPAYLNLIEKGKRVMPFPLLWKALRYFDQDPEQFMSTLGEGRVDEALAKLLDEPLLKSLDIDPESLQSLSAEPKLAGTVAALFNLYKNTRTQLENVLAQLNAEERARTQSAPGSSAGPGLRFDYSPFDEVSDFLQTHHNYFPELEEQAEALRRDFKLGRLLTSAQMVPLLEERFGYRVRFESAASGSSVVRRFDPENQELILSPDLTEQPLKFQLAASIGLMVLDREKLVERIVGAVRTRHAETQRLIKVNLANYFAGALMLPYGDFFKEVERTRYDVELLSNLFGTTYETVAHRLCNLSDPKRRGLPFHFLRSDIAGNISKRYSGTGIKFATGGGSCGKWAVHLAFLNPSQITRQYSMMPDGTSYFCFAKVQLQPIEGSIVRGTAYSIGLGTHAENAKYLAYGLPTTDLRKDAVPSGISCRFCERTDCNQRAAASYRFAFSFDEYTKKDCFFSPLLVHEAGRGEHRNGEGRNGHGNGNGEHRESQREPPRVESLDKPSRRRNN; translated from the coding sequence ATGAACGAGAACGCACTCAACGCGAACGTGGGTTTGAAGCTGCGCAGCCTGAGGCTCGCGCGGAACATCAAGCAGACGGACGCGGCCAAGGACCTGGGGGTCTCCCCGGCCTATTTGAATCTCATCGAGAAGGGCAAACGCGTCATGCCCTTCCCTCTGCTGTGGAAGGCGCTGCGCTACTTCGACCAGGACCCCGAGCAGTTCATGTCCACGCTCGGCGAGGGCCGGGTGGACGAGGCGCTGGCGAAGCTGCTGGACGAGCCGCTGCTGAAGAGCCTCGACATCGACCCCGAGTCGCTGCAGAGCCTGTCGGCGGAGCCGAAGCTGGCGGGCACGGTGGCGGCGCTCTTCAACCTCTACAAGAACACGCGCACGCAGCTGGAGAACGTGCTGGCGCAGCTCAACGCGGAGGAGCGGGCGCGCACGCAGTCGGCGCCGGGCAGCTCGGCGGGGCCGGGCCTGCGCTTCGACTACTCACCCTTCGACGAGGTGAGTGACTTCCTCCAGACCCACCACAACTACTTCCCCGAGCTGGAGGAGCAGGCCGAGGCGCTGCGGCGCGACTTCAAGCTGGGACGCCTGCTCACCAGCGCGCAGATGGTGCCGCTGCTGGAGGAGCGCTTCGGCTACCGGGTGCGCTTCGAGTCCGCGGCCAGCGGCTCCTCGGTGGTGCGCCGGTTCGATCCGGAGAACCAGGAGCTCATCCTCTCGCCGGACCTCACCGAGCAGCCGCTCAAGTTCCAGCTCGCCGCGTCCATCGGATTGATGGTGCTGGACCGGGAGAAGCTGGTGGAGCGGATCGTCGGCGCGGTGCGCACGCGGCACGCGGAGACGCAGCGGCTCATCAAGGTGAACCTGGCCAACTACTTCGCCGGCGCGCTGATGCTGCCGTACGGGGACTTCTTCAAGGAGGTGGAGCGCACGCGCTACGACGTGGAGCTGCTCTCCAACCTCTTCGGCACCACGTACGAGACGGTGGCTCACCGGCTGTGCAACCTGTCGGATCCCAAGCGCAGGGGCCTGCCCTTCCACTTCCTGCGCTCGGACATCGCCGGCAACATCTCCAAGCGCTACAGCGGCACCGGCATCAAGTTCGCCACGGGCGGCGGCTCGTGCGGCAAGTGGGCCGTGCACCTGGCCTTCCTCAACCCGTCGCAGATCACCCGGCAGTACTCGATGATGCCGGACGGCACCTCGTACTTCTGCTTCGCGAAGGTGCAGCTGCAGCCCATCGAGGGCTCCATCGTGCGCGGCACGGCCTACTCCATCGGCCTGGGCACGCACGCGGAGAACGCCAAGTACCTGGCGTACGGCCTGCCCACCACGGATCTGCGCAAGGACGCGGTGCCCAGCGGCATCTCCTGCCGCTTCTGCGAGCGCACCGACTGCAACCAGCGCGCGGCCGCCAGCTACCGCTTCGCCTTCTCCTTCGACGAGTACACCAAGAAGGACTGCTTCTTCTCTCCCCTCCTCGTGCACGAGGCCGGCCGTGGCGAGCACCGCAACGGCGAGGGCCGCAATGGCCATGGCAACGGCAACGGCGAGCACCGCGAGTCCCAGCGTGAGCCACCGCGTGTGGAATCACTGGACAAGCCGTCCCGCCGCCGCAACAACTAG
- a CDS encoding tetratricopeptide repeat protein, whose translation MSLTDTERAHILEAIQKQRNALATTRITGEPVEIGRGLVHLAELHGMLEDHAESRRHYEEALGFFQTAGDKHGQAQVLFGLGVSRAHFEDHRGAIEHIAKATFLFNELKDQENEALCRAAIGESLRSLGQARGAEEKYQEALLLYRQAKNGPRIAQLLMDIGDIRMEAGEYEAARKRFAEAMPLLEKEGDPEPLALCRLLLGEAEGLLGNHNSARPLLQSAVDLYSELHDHVYEARARWDLSIAYTFGQEWKLARAELEAVIPLFEEQGRHDDVAKARKVLAHFDARGV comes from the coding sequence ATGAGCCTGACCGATACCGAACGCGCCCACATCCTCGAAGCCATCCAGAAGCAGCGCAACGCGCTCGCCACGACGCGCATCACCGGAGAACCGGTGGAGATCGGCCGGGGGTTGGTGCACCTGGCCGAGCTGCACGGCATGCTCGAGGACCATGCCGAGAGCCGCCGTCACTACGAGGAAGCGCTGGGCTTCTTCCAGACGGCGGGAGACAAGCACGGCCAGGCGCAGGTGCTCTTCGGGCTCGGGGTGTCGCGCGCCCACTTCGAGGATCACCGGGGCGCCATCGAGCACATCGCCAAGGCGACGTTCCTGTTCAACGAGCTGAAGGATCAGGAGAACGAGGCGCTGTGCCGGGCGGCCATTGGCGAGTCGCTGCGCTCGCTGGGCCAGGCCCGGGGCGCCGAGGAGAAGTACCAGGAGGCGCTGCTGCTGTACCGGCAGGCGAAGAACGGGCCGCGCATCGCGCAGTTGCTGATGGACATCGGCGACATCCGCATGGAGGCGGGCGAGTACGAGGCGGCGCGAAAGCGTTTCGCCGAGGCCATGCCGCTGCTGGAGAAGGAAGGCGATCCGGAGCCGCTGGCGCTGTGCAGGCTGCTGCTGGGCGAGGCCGAGGGCCTGCTGGGCAACCACAACTCGGCGCGACCGCTGCTGCAGTCGGCGGTGGATCTCTACTCGGAGCTGCACGACCACGTGTACGAGGCGCGAGCCCGGTGGGACCTGAGCATCGCGTACACCTTCGGGCAGGAGTGGAAGCTGGCGCGCGCCGAGCTCGAGGCGGTCATTCCGCTCTTCGAGGAGCAGGGCCGTCACGACGACGTGGCCAAGGCCCGGAAGGTCCTGGCCCACTTCGACGCGCGCGGGGTGTGA
- a CDS encoding M61 metallopeptidase family protein, which produces MAELRPPRGWPTPFLFFVLVALGWVTGGCHMGAPRPTPGPTRELAALRYHVTYVREPERALEVELLLPREEAPLDFLFTQPGGVSEVLASGEEGSEQALPVSEEGGVLAPPGTRRLRYRYPLEARGREGHSALFAGMGEGDAWHVAGRAWLLRPRVVTPSLRAELVVGGTEALLPWAPDADGVYRLRGVDLVDSGFHGFGGRRCTVRLPGAVLEVAVLGRMSHVEDAALCAWVRQAAEEVMTVRRTFPYPRVTVRIIPVPRRANPSLFGMVLWSSPPSISLLVGQESTPESFARDWVAVHELLHLTHPIFIPRVSWLSEGLATYFTELARARSGRQTPERAWQELLDGFNRGRQAVGTRTMRDVIDRGDSYMGTYWTGALFALHLDVELRRTTGNRHGLEDVLERLAAAGSTASLEDFTRAVDAVAGRPLFQALLSRHMSAPSFSEQDALLQALGVESGPLGLQLGSARDSQVREALVARRSKPTR; this is translated from the coding sequence ATGGCCGAGCTCCGTCCCCCCCGTGGATGGCCGACCCCTTTCCTCTTCTTCGTGCTGGTGGCCCTCGGGTGGGTGACGGGCGGGTGCCATATGGGGGCGCCGCGCCCCACGCCCGGGCCCACGAGGGAACTGGCGGCGCTGCGCTACCACGTCACCTACGTCCGGGAGCCCGAGCGCGCCCTGGAGGTGGAGCTCCTGCTGCCGCGGGAGGAGGCCCCCCTGGATTTCCTCTTCACCCAGCCCGGAGGTGTCTCCGAGGTCCTCGCCTCGGGCGAAGAGGGCTCGGAGCAGGCCCTGCCGGTGTCCGAGGAGGGCGGCGTCCTCGCTCCGCCGGGCACGCGCCGCCTGCGCTACCGCTATCCGCTGGAGGCGCGCGGCCGTGAGGGACACTCGGCCCTCTTCGCTGGCATGGGCGAGGGGGACGCGTGGCACGTCGCGGGCCGGGCCTGGCTGCTGCGCCCTCGCGTGGTGACGCCGTCGCTGCGCGCGGAGCTCGTGGTCGGGGGCACGGAGGCGCTGCTGCCCTGGGCTCCGGACGCGGACGGTGTCTACCGGCTGCGGGGCGTGGATCTGGTGGACTCGGGCTTCCACGGCTTCGGGGGCCGGCGGTGCACCGTGCGCCTCCCGGGCGCGGTGCTGGAGGTGGCGGTGCTCGGACGCATGTCGCACGTGGAGGATGCGGCCTTGTGTGCGTGGGTGCGCCAGGCCGCCGAGGAGGTGATGACGGTGCGGCGCACCTTCCCGTACCCGCGCGTCACCGTGCGCATCATCCCGGTGCCGCGGCGCGCCAATCCCTCTCTCTTCGGCATGGTGTTGTGGAGCTCGCCCCCGAGCATCTCCCTGCTCGTGGGCCAGGAGTCGACGCCCGAGTCCTTCGCCCGCGACTGGGTGGCCGTGCACGAGCTCCTCCATCTGACGCATCCCATCTTCATTCCGCGCGTCAGCTGGCTGTCGGAGGGGCTGGCCACCTACTTCACGGAGCTGGCGCGGGCCCGCTCGGGCAGACAGACGCCCGAGCGCGCATGGCAGGAGCTCCTGGATGGCTTCAACCGGGGGCGCCAGGCCGTGGGCACCCGGACGATGCGGGACGTCATCGACCGGGGGGACTCCTACATGGGCACCTACTGGACGGGGGCGCTCTTCGCCCTACATCTCGACGTGGAGTTGCGGCGCACCACCGGCAACCGCCACGGGCTCGAGGACGTGCTCGAGCGGCTCGCGGCCGCGGGTTCCACCGCCAGTCTGGAGGACTTCACCCGAGCGGTGGATGCCGTTGCGGGCCGCCCCCTCTTCCAGGCGTTGCTGTCACGTCATATGTCCGCACCGTCTTTTTCCGAACAGGATGCTCTGTTACAAGCCCTGGGTGTGGAATCCGGACCGCTCGGCCTCCAGCTCGGCTCGGCGCGTGACAGCCAGGTGCGAGAGGCCCTGGTGGCCAGGCGCTCCAAGCCAACCAGGTAG
- a CDS encoding zinc dependent phospholipase C family protein, producing the protein MPSLLLHLTAIERLATNPGDLPEDFVRALSEDLAYARFGAALPDLPLCDGLRGGLNACSSGTDWPQFARLYHERAPVGMGLKMAELVAAGALVGTEAGLALLAGYFTHLSLDRVLHPHVDTLVVRHRRMGEHALVAHRKIEWTQTLFYLRELHGVDLVGSPRLRSKFEVTKSAGFPVKGIGRGIYELVRLASQETLQQAPTKQQVDGWARGLYTAGLYLSSPLGRMRALPAYSQLSFQELYRNDAFDFASEVEHAVAQCRGVLRRLLAYMARGIFTPRARARFLEEFPEGTIGACAA; encoded by the coding sequence ATGCCCTCGTTGCTGCTGCACCTGACCGCCATCGAGCGACTGGCCACCAATCCGGGAGACCTGCCCGAGGATTTCGTACGCGCGCTGTCCGAGGACCTGGCCTACGCGCGCTTCGGCGCGGCGCTGCCCGACCTGCCCCTGTGTGACGGGCTGCGCGGCGGGCTCAACGCGTGCTCCTCCGGGACGGACTGGCCCCAGTTCGCGCGGCTGTACCATGAGCGCGCGCCGGTGGGCATGGGCCTGAAGATGGCCGAGCTGGTGGCCGCCGGAGCCCTGGTGGGCACCGAGGCGGGGCTCGCGCTGCTGGCCGGCTACTTCACCCACCTGTCCCTGGACCGCGTGCTCCATCCACATGTGGACACTCTGGTGGTGCGCCACCGGCGCATGGGGGAGCACGCGCTCGTCGCGCACCGGAAGATCGAGTGGACGCAGACGCTCTTCTACCTGCGTGAGCTGCACGGGGTGGATCTGGTGGGCAGCCCGCGCCTGCGCTCGAAGTTCGAGGTGACCAAGAGCGCGGGCTTCCCGGTGAAGGGCATCGGCCGTGGCATCTACGAGCTGGTGCGGCTGGCCTCGCAGGAGACGTTGCAGCAGGCGCCCACCAAGCAACAGGTGGATGGGTGGGCGCGGGGGCTGTACACGGCGGGGTTGTACCTCTCCAGCCCGCTGGGGCGGATGAGGGCGCTGCCCGCCTACTCGCAGCTGAGCTTCCAGGAGCTGTACCGCAACGACGCCTTCGACTTCGCCTCCGAGGTGGAGCACGCGGTGGCTCAGTGCCGCGGGGTGTTGCGGCGTCTGCTGGCGTACATGGCGCGAGGCATCTTCACGCCGCGTGCCCGCGCGCGTTTCCTCGAGGAGTTCCCCGAGGGCACCATCGGTGCGTGCGCGGCTTAA
- a CDS encoding HvfC/BufC N-terminal domain-containing protein → MKPGLRGFFDSMAEYFADPGPEGVERLYGAHPGWDAPRSRVELYGRLVRHHVRSTLEKLYPLTRASVGEERWEELVRAYEARRPARPFEMNRMGEGFPAFLADEVERRGLPAFLPALARFEWTDFAVYASLEPVPEKVERLTVNPTLAVLEHPFQLCAYVRDRGQGQPAPEPEMALLWRHPEQLVTMFAAASDRSLLAVKMALEGLTPSQVAEATGVAEADIQAAVDACVADGLVLSP, encoded by the coding sequence ATGAAACCCGGGCTGCGCGGCTTCTTCGATTCGATGGCGGAGTACTTCGCGGACCCGGGCCCGGAAGGGGTGGAGCGGCTGTACGGGGCGCACCCCGGCTGGGACGCGCCGCGCTCGCGGGTGGAGCTCTACGGCCGGCTGGTGCGGCACCATGTGAGGTCCACGCTGGAGAAGCTCTACCCGCTGACGCGCGCGAGTGTGGGCGAGGAGCGGTGGGAGGAACTGGTGCGGGCGTACGAGGCACGCCGGCCCGCGCGCCCCTTCGAGATGAACCGGATGGGCGAGGGCTTCCCCGCCTTCCTCGCGGACGAGGTGGAGCGGCGCGGGTTGCCAGCCTTCCTGCCCGCGCTGGCGCGCTTCGAGTGGACGGACTTCGCGGTGTACGCGTCGCTGGAGCCGGTGCCGGAGAAGGTGGAGCGGCTGACGGTGAACCCGACGCTGGCGGTGCTGGAGCACCCCTTCCAGCTCTGTGCCTACGTGAGGGACAGGGGCCAGGGGCAGCCGGCGCCGGAGCCGGAGATGGCGCTGCTGTGGCGGCACCCGGAGCAGCTGGTGACGATGTTCGCGGCCGCCAGTGACCGCTCGCTGCTCGCGGTGAAGATGGCGCTGGAGGGGCTCACGCCGTCCCAGGTGGCGGAGGCGACGGGCGTGGCCGAGGCCGACATCCAGGCCGCCGTGGACGCGTGCGTGGCGGACGGCCTCGTCCTGTCTCCGTGA